A region from the Actinoplanes sp. OR16 genome encodes:
- a CDS encoding NADAR family protein translates to MALDRRTYRIVDGEQIEGTWRPVFIRNGRNQFLTDLLIYADGLIYCWDWVDLDGLRAKLASGKVTTTPEPGIPVSAHHLASWTVTDPAGYVTAEDLVGEVADEIDTLNGRPDATRRCLRALAVFLADRTEGNRELLAAAYRAIPSHLRVYALGDMDYRDWPLEVLCTPVADLVDDADADADEKITFAEYAEAVAYFSGWVPPASAADRVSGPTVKLATIPGRFPSPPGVECLRNECPAPIELGGITYPTALHAYWALAVTTDTDRLAVRDAPHYSDASVVAQQLGVRDDWPAVRLAAMHTVVRAKFQQHPDLAAVLAGTGDGRIEYNVSSPYWSGGKEGRNWMGRLLELVRSEMAGL, encoded by the coding sequence GTGGCGCTTGATCGCAGGACCTATCGGATCGTCGACGGTGAGCAGATCGAGGGCACCTGGCGGCCGGTCTTCATCCGGAACGGGCGGAACCAGTTCCTGACCGACCTGCTGATCTACGCGGACGGTTTGATCTACTGCTGGGACTGGGTGGATCTGGACGGCCTGCGGGCGAAGCTCGCCAGCGGCAAGGTCACCACCACTCCGGAGCCCGGGATTCCGGTCTCGGCGCATCACCTGGCGTCCTGGACGGTCACCGACCCGGCCGGCTACGTGACCGCCGAGGACCTGGTCGGCGAGGTGGCCGACGAGATCGACACGCTCAATGGCCGTCCTGATGCGACGCGGCGCTGCCTGCGGGCGCTCGCCGTCTTCCTCGCCGACCGGACCGAGGGGAACCGGGAGCTGCTGGCCGCCGCCTATCGCGCGATCCCGTCTCATCTGCGGGTCTACGCGCTCGGCGACATGGACTACCGGGACTGGCCCCTCGAAGTCCTCTGCACCCCGGTCGCCGACCTGGTCGACGACGCCGACGCCGACGCCGACGAGAAGATCACCTTCGCGGAGTACGCGGAGGCGGTCGCCTACTTCTCCGGCTGGGTCCCGCCGGCCTCGGCCGCCGATCGGGTTTCCGGGCCGACGGTGAAACTGGCGACGATCCCCGGCCGCTTCCCGTCGCCGCCGGGCGTCGAATGCCTGCGCAACGAGTGCCCGGCGCCGATCGAGCTCGGCGGGATCACCTATCCGACGGCTCTGCACGCCTATTGGGCGCTGGCCGTGACCACTGACACGGACCGGCTCGCGGTTCGCGACGCGCCCCACTATTCCGACGCTTCGGTGGTGGCGCAGCAACTCGGTGTGCGGGACGACTGGCCGGCGGTCCGGCTGGCCGCCATGCACACTGTCGTCCGCGCGAAGTTCCAGCAGCACCCCGACCTGGCCGCGGTGCTGGCCGGCACCGGCGACGGCCGGATCGAGTACAACGTCAGCTCGCCCTACTGGAGTGGTGGCAAGGAGGGCCGCAACTGGATGGGCCGTCTCCTCGAACTCGTCCGCTCCGAGATGGCGGGCCTCTAG
- a CDS encoding stage II sporulation protein M, with protein MDLDAYVLDRAGEWDRMEQLARRRRLSAAEADELVMLYQRAATHLSVLRRRSPDPVVLADLSRQLMAGRAAINRGQGFVWRSIPRFFLRTFPAQLYAARHWWITLGILLMIAGSTLTWYINAYPQVLAPFLSEQQITDLVGGDFVGYYSQYRPQNFAGQVWTNNAVLTAQCIAAGVLILPVFYLLGVNLLNISITGGVLFGNGAGGTFLTYLAPHGLLELTCVFIGAAVGLRIGWAWIAPGPSRTRRQALTDRARSGMLIAVGLVPVLAIAGALEAYLTPSTLPPAARIGLGAVVWLAFLAYALLLGRAAQARGVPDDSARYELPQV; from the coding sequence GTGGATCTGGACGCATACGTGCTGGACCGCGCCGGCGAGTGGGACCGGATGGAACAGCTCGCACGGCGTCGCCGGCTCAGCGCCGCGGAGGCCGACGAACTGGTCATGCTCTACCAGCGGGCCGCCACGCACCTGTCGGTGCTGCGCCGCCGCTCCCCCGACCCGGTCGTGCTCGCCGATCTCTCCCGGCAGCTGATGGCCGGTCGCGCCGCGATCAATCGCGGACAAGGATTCGTCTGGCGGTCGATCCCCCGGTTCTTCCTGCGGACGTTCCCGGCGCAGCTCTACGCCGCACGCCACTGGTGGATCACCCTCGGCATCCTGCTGATGATCGCGGGTAGCACGCTGACCTGGTACATCAACGCGTACCCGCAGGTCCTCGCGCCCTTCCTCAGCGAGCAGCAGATCACCGACCTGGTCGGCGGTGACTTCGTCGGCTATTACAGTCAGTATCGGCCGCAGAACTTCGCCGGCCAGGTCTGGACGAACAACGCCGTGCTCACGGCCCAGTGCATCGCGGCCGGGGTACTGATCCTGCCGGTCTTCTACCTACTCGGCGTGAACCTGCTCAACATCAGCATCACCGGCGGTGTCCTCTTCGGCAACGGCGCCGGCGGCACGTTCCTGACCTACCTCGCGCCGCACGGCCTCCTGGAGCTGACCTGCGTCTTCATCGGCGCGGCGGTCGGTCTGCGGATCGGCTGGGCCTGGATCGCCCCCGGCCCGTCGCGGACCAGGCGGCAGGCCCTCACCGATCGAGCACGCTCCGGCATGCTGATCGCTGTCGGTCTCGTTCCGGTGCTGGCGATCGCCGGCGCGCTGGAGGCGTATCTCACGCCCTCGACGCTGCCGCCGGCCGCCCGCATCGGTCTCGGCGCGGTGGTCTGGCTCGCGTTCCTCGCTTACGCACTGCTACTGGGCCGGGCGGCCCAGGCACGCGGCGTCCCCGACGACAGCGCACGCTACGAGCTTCCCCAGGTCTGA
- a CDS encoding RDD family protein — MTVLGDGRVVNAEAVALDVRPARLGSRALALAFDIGAQVVLALFLLLLTSITLRVLPPSIVDDALSDTVIRVVVVIVLLGYPTLIETLTNGRSVGKLVVGLRVVREDGGPIRVRHAFTRSLVGFAIEWPGLLFPLVTWMISFGTMIGSSRGRRIGDLAAGTMVVHVRRPYPWLPVPPMPAALGPWAVVADLSALDDGLALAVRQYLSRAPVLREPQRSRLGHELASEVAAAVRPAPPAGTPPDAYLAAVLAERRRRAEAIPGVRAMSEISEKSAVVAGLRPASPR, encoded by the coding sequence GTGACTGTGCTGGGTGACGGGCGGGTTGTCAACGCGGAGGCGGTGGCGCTCGACGTGCGCCCGGCCCGGCTCGGCTCCCGGGCGCTCGCGCTCGCCTTCGACATCGGCGCGCAGGTGGTGCTCGCCCTGTTCCTGCTGCTGCTCACCTCCATCACGCTGCGTGTGTTGCCGCCCAGCATCGTCGACGACGCGTTGTCCGACACGGTGATCCGCGTCGTGGTGGTGATCGTGCTGCTCGGCTATCCGACGCTGATCGAGACCCTGACGAACGGCCGCAGCGTCGGCAAACTCGTCGTCGGTCTGCGGGTGGTCCGCGAGGACGGCGGGCCGATCCGGGTGCGGCACGCGTTCACCCGCTCGCTGGTCGGCTTCGCCATCGAGTGGCCCGGCCTGCTGTTCCCCCTAGTCACCTGGATGATCAGCTTCGGCACGATGATCGGCTCGTCGCGCGGGCGCCGGATCGGGGATCTCGCCGCGGGCACGATGGTGGTGCACGTGCGGCGGCCGTACCCGTGGCTGCCGGTCCCGCCCATGCCGGCCGCCCTCGGCCCGTGGGCGGTGGTCGCCGACCTGTCCGCGCTCGACGACGGGCTGGCGCTCGCCGTCCGGCAGTATCTGTCGCGGGCGCCGGTGCTGCGCGAGCCGCAGCGATCCCGGCTCGGTCATGAACTGGCGTCCGAAGTGGCGGCTGCGGTACGCCCGGCTCCTCCGGCCGGCACCCCGCCGGACGCGTATCTGGCCGCGGTCCTGGCTGAGCGGCGGCGGCGGGCGGAGGCGATTCCGGGCGTGCGGGCGATGTCTGAGATATCGGAGAAGTCGGCCGTGGTCGCCGGTCTGCGTCCGGCGTCTCCACGCTGA
- a CDS encoding lamin tail domain-containing protein, whose translation MMLLTAAALTAVVAPLGVVQGDPAAVTTPVPRLDVAQYDSPGKDTRSAESLNAEWISLVNDGAKPVSITGWSIREQGGRAYTFGVATIAAKGRIWLHTGRGADTATHRYWNSGNYLWNNPGDTATLRDTTGKITDTCEWTQKTGRTQVTC comes from the coding sequence ATGATGCTGCTGACCGCTGCCGCCCTGACCGCCGTCGTCGCGCCGCTCGGCGTCGTGCAGGGCGACCCGGCTGCCGTCACCACGCCGGTGCCGCGGCTCGACGTCGCGCAGTACGACTCGCCAGGCAAGGACACCCGCAGCGCGGAGAGCCTCAACGCCGAGTGGATCTCGCTGGTCAACGACGGGGCGAAGCCGGTCTCGATCACCGGCTGGTCGATCCGGGAGCAGGGTGGGCGGGCGTACACGTTCGGCGTGGCCACGATCGCCGCCAAGGGGCGGATCTGGCTGCACACCGGGCGGGGTGCCGACACGGCCACGCACCGATACTGGAACAGCGGCAACTACCTGTGGAACAACCCCGGTGACACGGCGACCCTGCGGGATACGACCGGCAAGATCACTGACACCTGCGAGTGGACCCAGAAGACCGGCCGGACACAGGTGACCTGCTGA
- a CDS encoding CGNR zinc finger domain-containing protein: protein MIDLRVVEEFLNTLDERTFSRHGVPHQGADTLSAWVSTHQVADSAGAAELRAALRTSLSGVGVDPLAAFPIRLETFPDGRLRLASTVPDPALAVIVVAVAHAVADGTWHRLRLCAAPDCRRAFLDTSRNGAGRWCSMEVCGNRSKTRTYRNRKNT, encoded by the coding sequence GTGATCGACCTCCGGGTAGTCGAGGAGTTTCTGAACACTCTCGACGAGCGCACCTTCAGCCGCCACGGCGTGCCCCATCAGGGCGCCGACACTCTGTCCGCCTGGGTGTCCACTCACCAGGTGGCGGACTCGGCCGGGGCCGCCGAGCTGCGAGCGGCCTTGCGTACCAGTCTGTCAGGCGTCGGCGTCGACCCGCTCGCCGCCTTCCCGATCCGCCTCGAGACGTTTCCCGACGGCCGCCTCCGCCTCGCCTCCACCGTCCCCGACCCGGCCTTGGCGGTCATCGTCGTCGCCGTGGCCCACGCCGTGGCCGACGGCACCTGGCACCGCCTCCGCCTCTGCGCGGCCCCGGACTGCCGCCGCGCCTTCCTCGACACCTCCCGCAACGGCGCAGGCCGCTGGTGCTCCATGGAGGTGTGCGGCAATCGCAGCAAGACGCGCACCTACCGCAACCGCAAGAACACCTGA